A genome region from Vanessa cardui chromosome 24, ilVanCard2.1, whole genome shotgun sequence includes the following:
- the LOC124540343 gene encoding tubulin beta-1 chain-like, translating to MREIVHIQVGQCGNQIGAKFWEIISDEHGIDPTGAYHGDSDLQLERINVYYNEASGGKYVPRAILVDLEPGTMDSVRSGPFGQIFRPDNFVFGQSGAGNNWAKGHYTEGAELVDSVLDVVRKEAESCDCLQGFQLTHSLGGGTGSGMGTLLISKIREEYPDRIMNTYSVVPSPKVSDTVVEPYNATLSVHQLVENTDETYCIDNEALYDICFRTLKLSTPTYGDLNHLVSLTMSGVTTCLRFPGQLNADLRKLAVNMVPFPRLHFFMPGFAPLTSRGSRQYRALTVPELTQQMFDAKNMMAACDPRHGRYLTVAAIFRGRMSMKEVDEQMLNIQNKNSSYFVEWIPNNVKTAVCDIPPRGLKMSATFIGNSTAIQELFKRISEQFTAMFRRKAFLHWYTGEGMDEMEFTEAESNMNDLVSEYQQYQEATADEDAEFDEEQEQEVEDH from the exons atgagGGAAATCGTTCACATTCAGGTCGGGCAGTGCGGTAACCAGATCGGAGCTAAA TTCTGGGAAATCATTTCTGATGAGCACGGCATCGACCCCACCGGCGCCTACCATGGAGACTCTGACCTGCAATTGGAACGCATCAACGTTTACTACAATGAGGCCTCCGGTGGCAAGTATGTGCCCCGCGCCATCCTTGTCGACTTGGAGCCCGGCACCATGGACTCTGTCCGCTCAGGACCTTTCGGACAGATCTTCCGCCCCGACAACTTCGTTTTTGGGCAATCCGGTGCTGGTAACAACTGGGCCAAGGGACACTACACCGAGGGCGCTGAACTCGTTGACTCAGTCTTAGACGTCGTACGTAAGGAAGCTGAATCTTGTGATTGTCTCCAAGGTTTCCAACTCACACACTCACTCGGCGGCGGTACTGGATCCGGTATGGGCACACTCCTTATCTCCaaaatcagagaagaatatcCCGACAGAATCATGAACACATACTCCGTCGTCCCCTCGCCCAAAGTATCAGACACCGTAGTCGAACCTTACAACGCGACTCTCTCAGTGCACCAACTCGTAGAAAACACAGACGAAACCTACTGTATCGACAATGAGGCTCTATATGACATCTGCTTCCGCACACTCAAACTGTCCACCCCCACCTACGGAGATCTCAACCACTTAGTTTCCCTCACAATGTCTGGTGTCACGACCTGCCTCAGGTTCCCTGGTCAGCTTAACGCAGATCTTCGTAAACTGGCTGTCAACATGGTTCCTTTCCCACGTCTCCACTTCTTCATGCCCGGATTCGCTCCTCTCACATCCCGTGGAAGCAGACAGTACCGCGCCCTCACCGTGCCTGAACTCACGCAACAGATGTTCGACGCCAAGAACATGATGGCGGCTTGCGACCCGCGTCACGGCCGCTACCTCACCGTCGCCGCCATCTTCCGTGGTCGCATGTCCATGAAGGAAGTCGACGAGCAGATGCTCAACATCCAAAACAAGAACTCGTCGTACTTCGTCGAATGGATCCCCAACAACGTCAAGACCGCCGTGTGCGACATCCCACCCCGTGGTCTCAAGATGTCCGCCACCTTCATCGGCAACTCCACCGCCATCCAGGAGCTGTTCAAGCGCATCTCCGAGCAGTTCACGGCTATGTTCAGGCGCAAGGCTTTCTTGCATTGGTACACTGGCGAGGGCATGGACGAGATGGAGTTCACCGAGGCCGAGAGCAACATGAACGATCTGGTCTCGGAGTACCAACAATACCAGGAGGCGACCGCCGACGAGGACGCGGAGTTCGACGAGGAGCAGGAGCAAGAGGTAGAGGACCACTAG